A window of Leptotrichia wadei contains these coding sequences:
- a CDS encoding heavy metal translocating P-type ATPase, giving the protein MAEKIYTVTGMSCAACANAVEKALNKNEDINASVNIATEKLNVEYDERKYDFDKIRKIVESAGYGLVENMTEDRKVELYQEKIASLKKRLILAIVFVVPLLYISMGHMLGAALPEFLNPKVNALNFALAQFVLTLPIIYAGRDFFSHGFKNLVRKSPTMDSLIAIGATAAILYGIYATYRIVTVDPEAHMDLYYESAGVIITLILFGKLLEAKTKGQTSSAIKKLIGLQPKKAKIIENGVEKEILIENLKVGDIVIVKPGEKIAVDGKIVEGATSVDESMLTGESLPVSKKVGDKVVGGSINKNGSIRFEATEIGKNTVLSQIIKLVEEAQGSKAPISRMADVVAAYFVPIVIGIAIITGVAWFVSGSGLVTALSFFIAVLVIACPCALGLATPTSIMVGTGKGAENGILIKSGEALETTYKIKTIVFDKTGTITKGKPVLTDLIAYGNYKEDELLKIAASVENDSEHPLAEAIVNEAKGKNVEIKPYEKFRAMPGYGIRATFEGKEIQIGNKKLMENKKIDVKISQKDYNILSNEGKTPMYISIDNELAGIVAVADVIKETSKEAIEKLKKMGIKTIMLTGDNEKTAEFIAKQVGIDDVISEVLPYQKSQKIKELQEKDEFVAMVGDGINDSPALAQANVGIAIGNGTDVAIESADIVLIRNDLRDVAGAIALSKATITNIKENLFWAFFYNVLGIPFAAGIFYAFFNGPKLDPMIAAFAMSFSSVSVLGNALRLKFFKVK; this is encoded by the coding sequence ATGGCAGAAAAAATTTATACAGTAACTGGGATGAGCTGTGCGGCTTGTGCTAATGCTGTGGAGAAGGCACTTAACAAGAATGAGGATATTAATGCTTCGGTTAATATTGCAACTGAAAAATTGAATGTTGAGTATGATGAAAGGAAGTATGATTTTGATAAGATTAGGAAAATAGTGGAATCGGCTGGGTATGGGCTAGTTGAAAATATGACTGAGGACAGGAAAGTTGAACTTTATCAGGAAAAAATAGCGAGTTTGAAAAAACGATTGATTTTGGCGATTGTATTTGTTGTTCCACTTTTGTATATTTCGATGGGACACATGCTTGGGGCGGCGCTTCCTGAGTTTTTGAATCCTAAGGTAAATGCGCTTAATTTTGCATTGGCACAATTTGTGCTGACTTTGCCAATCATTTATGCTGGGAGAGATTTTTTTTCGCATGGTTTTAAAAATTTGGTAAGAAAATCACCAACAATGGATTCGTTAATTGCAATTGGAGCGACAGCGGCGATACTTTATGGAATTTATGCAACATATAGAATTGTTACTGTGGATCCTGAAGCGCACATGGATTTGTATTATGAATCGGCTGGTGTAATTATTACGTTAATTTTGTTTGGAAAGTTGCTAGAAGCAAAGACAAAAGGGCAAACTTCATCGGCAATAAAAAAACTTATCGGACTTCAGCCTAAAAAAGCTAAAATTATTGAAAATGGTGTGGAAAAGGAGATTTTAATTGAAAATCTGAAGGTTGGAGATATTGTGATTGTAAAGCCTGGAGAAAAAATTGCAGTTGATGGGAAAATTGTGGAAGGTGCAACTTCTGTGGATGAATCAATGTTGACTGGGGAAAGTTTACCTGTTAGTAAAAAAGTTGGGGATAAAGTTGTTGGAGGAAGTATTAATAAAAATGGGAGTATTAGATTTGAAGCAACTGAAATTGGGAAAAATACAGTCTTATCACAAATTATAAAGCTAGTTGAGGAAGCGCAAGGGTCGAAAGCTCCAATTTCACGAATGGCTGATGTTGTGGCGGCGTATTTTGTGCCGATTGTTATTGGAATTGCGATAATTACAGGAGTTGCCTGGTTTGTGAGCGGAAGCGGATTAGTTACTGCATTGTCGTTTTTTATCGCCGTACTTGTAATTGCATGTCCGTGTGCATTGGGACTTGCGACTCCGACATCAATAATGGTTGGAACTGGAAAAGGTGCTGAAAACGGGATTCTTATTAAAAGTGGAGAAGCTCTTGAAACAACATATAAAATTAAAACAATTGTATTTGATAAAACAGGAACAATTACTAAAGGAAAGCCTGTATTAACTGATTTGATTGCTTATGGAAATTACAAGGAAGATGAACTTTTAAAAATTGCCGCAAGTGTGGAAAATGATTCTGAACATCCGCTGGCAGAGGCAATTGTAAATGAGGCAAAGGGGAAAAATGTTGAAATTAAGCCTTATGAAAAATTTAGGGCAATGCCAGGTTATGGGATTCGTGCGACTTTTGAAGGCAAGGAAATTCAAATTGGAAATAAAAAATTAATGGAAAATAAAAAAATTGATGTGAAAATTTCTCAAAAGGACTATAATATTTTATCAAATGAAGGAAAAACTCCAATGTATATTTCGATTGACAATGAATTGGCAGGAATTGTTGCAGTTGCCGATGTTATTAAGGAAACAAGCAAAGAAGCCATTGAAAAATTGAAAAAAATGGGAATTAAAACAATAATGCTTACAGGAGATAATGAAAAAACTGCAGAATTTATCGCAAAGCAAGTGGGAATTGATGATGTAATTTCAGAAGTTCTGCCTTATCAAAAATCTCAAAAAATAAAGGAACTTCAGGAAAAAGATGAATTTGTCGCAATGGTCGGAGATGGAATCAACGATTCGCCAGCGTTAGCCCAAGCAAATGTAGGAATTGCAATAGGAAATGGAACAGATGTGGCTATAGAATCAGCTGATATTGTTTTAATTAGAAACGATTTGCGGGATGTGGCTGGAGCGATTGCATTAAGCAAGGCAACAATTACAAATATAAAGGAAAATTTATTCTGGGCATTCTTTTACAACGTACTTGGAATTCCTTTTGCAGCTGGAATATTTTATGCATTTTTTAATGGACCGAAGTTAGACCCGATGATTGCGGCTTTTGCAATGTCGTTTAGTTCGGTGTCGGTTTTGGGAAATGCTTTGAGATTGAAGTTTTTTAAAGTTAAATAA
- a CDS encoding type II toxin-antitoxin system death-on-curing family toxin, producing the protein MILLSEKQILKLHSELVEKFGGIDGVRDKGLIESSINNVYQSYFGVEKYPTIEEKAARLCYSFIKNHAFLDGNKRIGIYVMMVLLELNGISLNCSNDELTELGLKIADSSIGYSEILEFIYKFK; encoded by the coding sequence ATGATTCTTTTATCTGAAAAGCAAATATTAAAACTTCATTCTGAATTGGTAGAAAAATTTGGAGGAATTGATGGAGTTAGGGACAAAGGTTTAATTGAAAGTTCAATAAATAATGTTTATCAATCTTATTTTGGAGTTGAAAAATATCCAACAATAGAAGAAAAGGCTGCAAGATTATGTTATAGTTTTATTAAAAATCATGCTTTTTTAGATGGAAATAAGAGAATTGGAATTTATGTTATGATGGTTCTTCTTGAGTTAAATGGAATTAGTTTAAATTGTTCTAATGATGAACTTACAGAATTGGGGTTAAAAATAGCAGATTCTAGTATAGGATATTCTGAAATTCTTGAATTTATTTATAAGTTCAAGTAA
- a CDS encoding CopY/TcrY family copper transport repressor, whose translation MKESSRIDQKWYITDAEWEVMRVVWANNEVTSRFVAEVLCEKMNWKQATIKTLLNRLLEKGVLKKREIGNKYIYSTDFTEKEVANSYILGTFNKICKTKVGEMIGKVIENSELSFDDLELILKAVEEKRKTAVEEVLCDCVKGQCNCEHNGHRHV comes from the coding sequence ATGAAAGAAAGTAGCAGAATTGATCAGAAGTGGTATATAACTGATGCAGAATGGGAAGTGATGCGTGTTGTTTGGGCAAATAATGAAGTGACGAGCAGGTTTGTGGCAGAGGTGCTTTGTGAAAAGATGAATTGGAAGCAGGCTACGATAAAGACTTTGTTGAATCGGTTGCTGGAAAAGGGCGTTTTGAAAAAGAGGGAAATAGGGAATAAGTATATTTATTCGACGGATTTTACAGAAAAGGAAGTGGCTAATAGTTATATATTGGGGACTTTTAATAAGATTTGTAAAACGAAGGTTGGGGAAATGATTGGGAAGGTTATTGAGAACAGTGAACTTAGTTTTGATGACTTGGAGCTGATTTTGAAGGCTGTGGAGGAAAAGAGGAAGACGGCTGTGGAGGAGGTTTTGTGTGACTGTGTGAAAGGGCAGTGTAATTGTGAGCATAATGGGCATAGGCATGTTTGA
- a CDS encoding PTS fructose transporter subunit IIABC, translated as MKISDLLIKDRISLDVKSTTKVDIIKELARLHEKTGVLNDYDGYVEALMAREAQSSTGIGEGIAIPHAKTKYVKKPALAMGRKPEGIDYDSLDGEPATLFFMIAAPDGANNTHIETLARLSQLLLDDDFKEALENAKTADEVLEIINKAEAEKFAEEEKKDAVTAQAPTDENAPYIIAATACPTGIAHTYMAAEALKKAADEMGINIKVETNGADGRKNVLTDEDIKKATGVILAINRNIEVDRFDGKPLIQVEAKEGINNAKALIQQVLDGKAPIFHASGSKTADSSESSSSEKKGLYKHLLSGVSYMLPLVISGGILIALAFLVDTLSGNGGAGAEYGSKAPLAKMLKDIGGQAFGLFVPVLAGYIAYSISERAALAAGLVAGAIATAGGSGFIGALLGGFLAGYVVQGLVKALSGMPRSLSGLKMILLYPVLSVLITGVAMVLVINPFAAIINNGLNAWLNGMSGSSAVLLGAVLGGMMAIDMGGPVNKAAYVFGSGTLAATMTSGGSLPMAAVMAGGMVPPIAIALASTLFKNKFTAQEREAGLTNYIMGFSFITEGAIPYAAADPTRVIPASVVGSAIAGALTGLFNIKIPAPHGGILVMALSNNFFLYLVAVIIGSIVSAIVLGALKPAIKEG; from the coding sequence ATGAAAATATCTGACTTACTAATCAAAGATAGAATTAGTCTAGATGTAAAATCTACAACTAAAGTTGACATAATTAAAGAACTTGCCAGATTGCACGAAAAAACAGGTGTTCTGAATGATTATGACGGATATGTAGAGGCATTGATGGCTAGAGAAGCTCAAAGCTCAACTGGAATTGGTGAAGGAATCGCAATTCCACATGCTAAGACAAAATATGTAAAAAAACCTGCACTCGCAATGGGTAGAAAACCAGAAGGAATTGACTATGATTCATTAGATGGAGAACCTGCAACATTGTTCTTTATGATTGCCGCTCCAGATGGTGCAAATAACACTCATATTGAAACACTTGCAAGATTATCACAATTATTATTGGATGATGATTTCAAGGAAGCTCTTGAAAATGCAAAGACAGCTGATGAAGTACTGGAAATTATTAATAAAGCTGAAGCAGAAAAATTTGCAGAAGAAGAAAAGAAAGATGCTGTAACTGCACAAGCTCCAACTGATGAAAATGCTCCTTACATAATTGCAGCAACAGCCTGCCCGACAGGAATTGCCCATACTTATATGGCGGCAGAAGCACTAAAAAAAGCAGCTGATGAAATGGGAATAAACATAAAAGTTGAAACAAATGGTGCGGATGGCAGAAAAAATGTCTTGACTGATGAAGATATTAAAAAAGCTACTGGTGTAATTTTAGCAATTAACAGAAATATCGAAGTTGACAGATTTGACGGAAAACCGTTAATTCAAGTGGAAGCAAAAGAAGGAATTAACAATGCAAAAGCGTTAATTCAACAGGTTTTAGATGGAAAAGCTCCTATTTTCCATGCAAGCGGTTCAAAAACTGCAGATTCTTCTGAATCATCTTCATCTGAGAAAAAAGGACTTTACAAACACTTATTAAGTGGAGTTTCATATATGCTTCCGTTAGTAATAAGTGGAGGAATTTTGATAGCACTGGCATTTTTAGTTGATACATTGTCTGGTAATGGTGGAGCGGGAGCAGAATATGGTTCTAAAGCGCCATTAGCTAAAATGTTAAAAGATATTGGCGGACAGGCATTTGGATTGTTTGTTCCAGTATTAGCTGGATATATTGCTTACAGTATTAGTGAAAGAGCGGCATTGGCGGCAGGACTAGTTGCAGGAGCTATTGCAACAGCTGGTGGTTCTGGATTTATTGGTGCATTGCTTGGTGGATTTTTAGCTGGATATGTTGTACAAGGTTTAGTAAAAGCATTATCAGGTATGCCAAGATCTTTAAGCGGATTAAAAATGATATTATTGTATCCAGTTTTATCAGTATTAATCACAGGTGTAGCAATGGTACTTGTTATAAATCCATTTGCAGCAATAATTAACAACGGTTTAAATGCTTGGTTAAATGGAATGTCTGGTTCAAGCGCTGTTCTATTAGGTGCAGTTCTTGGTGGAATGATGGCTATTGATATGGGAGGCCCTGTAAATAAGGCAGCCTATGTATTTGGTTCTGGAACATTGGCAGCTACAATGACATCTGGTGGAAGTTTACCAATGGCAGCAGTTATGGCTGGTGGAATGGTTCCTCCAATCGCAATCGCATTAGCATCAACATTATTTAAAAATAAATTTACTGCACAAGAAAGAGAAGCTGGACTTACAAACTACATTATGGGATTCTCATTCATCACAGAAGGTGCAATCCCTTATGCAGCGGCAGATCCAACAAGAGTAATACCAGCAAGTGTCGTAGGTTCCGCAATCGCAGGAGCATTAACAGGACTATTTAATATAAAAATACCTGCTCCACATGGTGGAATCCTAGTAATGGCATTAAGTAACAACTTCTTCCTATATTTAGTAGCAGTTATAATTGGAAGTATTGTTTCGGCTATTGTTTTAGGAGCATTAAAACCTGCCATAAAAGAAGGATAA
- a CDS encoding type II toxin-antitoxin system Phd/YefM family antitoxin, whose amino-acid sequence MKAELDNLVSMKEANQNFSKVARMVDTNGSVVILKNNTPKYILVDYNLAKEVEKEPVKFAEDNELEMVSSKILKKYKKTFEELAK is encoded by the coding sequence ATGAAAGCAGAATTAGACAACTTAGTTTCAATGAAGGAAGCTAATCAAAATTTTTCAAAAGTGGCAAGAATGGTAGATACAAATGGATCTGTTGTCATTTTAAAAAATAATACCCCAAAATATATTTTAGTTGATTACAATTTAGCAAAAGAAGTTGAAAAAGAACCAGTAAAATTTGCGGAAGATAATGAATTGGAAATGGTTTCATCTAAAATTTTAAAGAAATACAAAAAAACATTTGAGGAATTGGCAAAATGA